A window of Gimesia sp. contains these coding sequences:
- a CDS encoding heavy metal-associated domain-containing protein — protein MTMVKQEDHLQEVTVSTNMKCQSCLSKLRPVLDQTIEIQEWEADLSSELKTVTAKMQGEDPVEKLIAVVEGAGFEAKPVLKQKDLKATPRLEQIQPPEEKHHFKLSTYKPLLLVVFYVCGAAAILASAQASGWVWGNFLRFFMGCFFLGFAFFKLLDVSKFADAFATYDIVAKRSRLYALLYPFLEFSLGIAFIFGWAPALINAATALVMGVGLIGVLQAVRKRQAIQCACLGTVFNLPMSAVTIIENSVMILMALFMLW, from the coding sequence ATGACAATGGTGAAGCAGGAAGATCACCTTCAAGAGGTGACCGTATCGACAAATATGAAGTGCCAATCCTGTTTAAGTAAATTACGACCTGTGCTGGATCAGACTATTGAGATACAGGAGTGGGAAGCAGACCTTTCCAGTGAATTAAAAACTGTCACAGCCAAAATGCAGGGGGAAGATCCTGTCGAGAAACTTATCGCGGTTGTAGAGGGAGCCGGGTTTGAGGCAAAGCCTGTTCTAAAACAGAAGGACTTAAAGGCGACTCCCAGGCTGGAGCAGATTCAGCCTCCAGAGGAGAAACATCATTTCAAACTCAGTACCTATAAGCCGCTGCTGCTGGTTGTATTTTATGTATGTGGTGCAGCCGCGATCTTAGCCTCAGCACAAGCATCGGGCTGGGTCTGGGGAAACTTCCTGCGTTTCTTTATGGGCTGTTTTTTCCTGGGATTTGCCTTCTTCAAGCTGCTTGATGTCAGCAAGTTCGCCGATGCCTTTGCGACCTATGATATTGTGGCAAAACGGTCGCGTCTGTACGCGTTACTCTATCCGTTTCTTGAATTTTCACTGGGGATCGCATTTATTTTCGGCTGGGCGCCGGCTCTGATAAACGCTGCCACAGCTCTTGTGATGGGAGTCGGACTGATTGGCGTGCTGCAAGCCGTACGTAAACGTCAGGCAATTCAATGCGCCTGTCTGGGAACCGTGTTTAACCTGCCCATGTCCGCGGTCACGATCATTGAAAACAGTGTGATGATCCTGATGGCCCTGTTCATGCTGTGGTAG
- a CDS encoding MerR family DNA-binding protein yields MSKLTIGRVAQAAGVGVETVRFYERKGLVKQPVALSSFREYPPDVIDRIKFIKRAQELGFTLAEVGQLLHLADSPHSSKREVKQLAGQKLVEIHQKIDDLQRLASTLETLHEKCSGRGTLSDCPIIESITSPNK; encoded by the coding sequence ATGAGTAAGTTGACAATCGGACGAGTCGCCCAGGCAGCAGGGGTTGGTGTAGAGACAGTGCGGTTTTATGAACGGAAGGGGTTGGTCAAACAGCCCGTCGCGCTGTCCTCATTCCGGGAATATCCGCCGGATGTGATTGACAGGATCAAGTTTATCAAACGTGCCCAGGAACTCGGGTTTACTCTCGCTGAAGTCGGACAGTTACTGCATCTCGCGGACAGTCCTCATTCATCCAAGAGAGAGGTCAAGCAACTGGCTGGACAGAAACTGGTTGAAATCCATCAGAAAATTGATGATTTGCAACGCTTGGCGTCAACCCTTGAGACTCTGCATGAAAAGTGCAGTGGACGAGGTACTCTGTCTGACTGTCCGATCATCGAATCAATTACATCCCCGAACAAATAA
- a CDS encoding APC family permease, with product MEHSGEHASEYKKDSLTLAGAVAMGTGVMIGAGIFALTGQVAELAKHWFPLAFLAAAIVASFSAYSYVKMANAYPSAGGIAMFLEKAYGKTTLTGAFALLMYFSMIINESLVAKTFGTYTLQLFNFGEYSWLVVALGVGLLAFAFLVNILSNEYIQKLSFFTAFIKIGGIVVFAIGGLWASGFSFESSSSTDKTGAGPGEFLGAVALAILAYKGFTTITNSGGELKNPHKNVGRAIIISIVLCLILYMLVTLAVGGSLTVDEIIKAKDYSLAEAARPAFGDYGLWFTVLFAIIATVSGVIASVFAVSRMLAMLTDMKLVPHSHFGMPGSIQKHTLVYTVIMAMLLTVFFDLSRIASLGAIFYIIMDIAIHWGVFYHLRKDVEANSLVLITAIILDVVVLGAFLVVKAQTDMLVIYVSLAGLSLIFLGVWLFLNFSQTDS from the coding sequence ATGGAACATTCTGGCGAGCATGCATCCGAGTATAAAAAGGACAGTCTGACTTTGGCGGGTGCAGTTGCGATGGGCACGGGAGTGATGATTGGCGCTGGTATTTTTGCTCTGACCGGTCAAGTGGCTGAGCTGGCGAAACATTGGTTCCCACTAGCATTTCTGGCAGCAGCAATCGTGGCATCATTCAGCGCCTATTCCTATGTAAAAATGGCAAATGCTTATCCATCCGCAGGTGGAATTGCCATGTTCCTTGAGAAAGCTTACGGTAAAACAACGCTCACAGGCGCCTTTGCGTTGCTGATGTACTTTTCCATGATCATCAATGAGAGTCTGGTCGCTAAAACCTTCGGTACTTACACACTGCAACTCTTCAATTTCGGCGAATATAGCTGGTTGGTGGTCGCTCTCGGAGTCGGCTTGCTCGCATTTGCTTTTCTGGTGAATATCTTAAGCAACGAATACATACAAAAGTTATCATTTTTCACCGCATTTATCAAAATTGGTGGGATTGTCGTCTTTGCGATCGGGGGATTGTGGGCTTCCGGCTTTTCTTTCGAAAGTTCTTCTTCAACTGATAAAACCGGCGCAGGCCCAGGCGAATTTCTAGGAGCAGTGGCGCTCGCCATTCTGGCCTACAAGGGATTTACTACGATTACAAATAGCGGCGGAGAGCTAAAAAATCCTCACAAAAATGTAGGACGAGCCATCATCATTTCGATAGTCCTCTGTCTGATCCTATATATGCTTGTGACGTTGGCTGTGGGGGGAAGCCTGACGGTCGATGAAATTATCAAAGCGAAAGATTACTCTCTTGCAGAAGCCGCTCGGCCTGCATTCGGAGATTACGGCTTATGGTTTACCGTATTGTTTGCGATTATCGCCACTGTATCTGGTGTGATTGCCAGTGTGTTTGCGGTTTCACGTATGCTGGCAATGCTCACAGACATGAAATTAGTGCCACACTCACATTTTGGCATGCCTGGTAGCATCCAAAAGCACACATTGGTGTATACCGTTATTATGGCCATGCTATTAACGGTTTTCTTTGATTTAAGCCGTATCGCCTCGTTGGGAGCCATCTTCTATATCATCATGGATATCGCCATCCATTGGGGAGTATTTTATCACCTGCGCAAAGACGTAGAGGCCAATAGCCTCGTCTTAATCACGGCCATAATATTGGACGTCGTCGTTTTAGGGGCGTTTCTGGTTGTCAAAGCTCAGACAGACATGCTGGTGATTTACGTTTCCCTTGCCGGATTGAGCTTAATATTCCTCGGTGTCTGGCTTTTTCTTAACTTCAGTCAAACTGACAGTTAA